In bacterium, the DNA window AACCCATGGAAGTGAAGGGCGCGACATAATCCCCGAACGGTTGGGTCGGCCCATTCTTCTGACTTTGCGTCACGAGTGAAGTACATAGGATCCGCGAGATCATGGTTCAGCTCTGCGGTTCTTCTTTGATTTTCGTATACGCGGCACCAGCCGGTACGCGCGGTCTGCGGACGGGCAGTGCCAAGGCCATGCGACGGACGGCTTCTTGGAGGTGTTGTTCGGACAAAGAGGCAAAGCTGAGCCGCACGTACGGCGCCGGGGTTTCGTCGAATGTATATCGGCGCCCCGTGTGGAACGCCACACCGTGCGAAACCGCGGATGCGGCCCAGGCGTCGACATCGATCTCGGGCGTTGCTTCGGCCCAGATCGCCATACCGCCCGAGGGCTGCGAGAATCTGATGACGCCGCGCAGCTGGGATTGAAGCGTCTCAACCATCGCGTCGCGCCGCTTGAGATAGGTACGCCGTAGGCGGTTGATGTGGCGCGGCACCTCCCCGTCGTTGAGCAGCTGTGCCACCGCGGCCTCCACGACATGATCGCCGCATGCGTCCACGAACGATCGGTGGCCGGCCAGCGCCTCGACGAAGGGTTCCGGCGCGACAACGTAGCCAATTCGTAATCCCGGAGCCAGCACCTTGGACAAGGTGCCGATGTAGATCACCACACCATGACGGTCAAGGCTCGCCAGTGGCATGACGGGTCTGCCATCGTAATGGAATTCATGATCGTAGTCGTCCTCGATAATCGCGCAGCCACGCGTCGCCGCCAAATCAAGCAATCCCATGCGGCGTCCCGGGGAGAGCGTGACGGTCGTCGGATACTGGTGGTGGGGTGTGAGGTAGACGGCCCGCAGCCGACTCCCACATGCGAGCTTGTCTAGGAGATCGAGGCGCAGCCCCTGTTGGTCGACCGGGACCGGAACGAGCCGGAGGCCAGCCTGCCGGAAGGACTCCCAGCCTGGACGATAGCCCAGGGCCTCGACGGCGACCGCGTCACCCGATCCTCCGATAGAGCGGCCCACGAGCATGGTCGCCATTTGGGCGCCTCGGGTGATAAACACATTCGCAGCGGTCGCAGGAAGGCCGCGCGTGGCCGAGACCATGGCGGCGATGGCTTCCCTCAGCCCGACATGGCCTTCGGGATCGCAGTAGCCAAGAAGATGGGTGCAGTGCTGCTTTAGGGCCCTGCGATAGGCTCGACTCAATGCCTCGATCGGGAACGCGCGCAGATCCGGGTTGCTGCTGCTGATATCGAGGCAACCCGATGAGAGCGCTTCGGGCCGGTGGGCTGTAGGCGCGGGTCGGATGGCATACGCCAACGGGGGCGACGGGCCTCCCGCGCTCTGTGCGGGAATCCTTCCTTTCCGAACACTTGGCTCAGGGATGCCCTGGGAAACGAACGTGCCCCGGGCGGAGGACGTGACCAGCCAACCCTCGGCGAGCAATTCCCCATAGGCCGCGAGAATCGTGTTTCGGTGGACCCCAAGTTGCCGCGCGAGCGTTCGGCTGCCCGGCAGTTTCACCCCTCGCCGCAAGCGACCTCGCCGTATATCTTCTGTGATCGCACGGGCGACTTGCAGGAAGATGGGCAAATCTCCCGCCCGATTCGCCTCGAACGCAATGTCCCACGCCGGCATGACTGGTCTAATCATAGCAGCTAATTTGGTCGATCCGAAAGTACCAGTCTTCGGGAATCAGATGGACCAGGTACGGCGTGCACCCTTCGCACTGGTCTAGTGTCTCTAGCGCCGTCTGGATCTTCCGGATCGGCCGGCCCTGGGTTAGCTTTGAGACTGTCTACGTCGCGGGAAGCGAACACGGGGACCACGGGAGCTGTCCATGACTAAACACGTGATTCAGGCCGAAAAAGGCGCGCCTCCGCGCGGTGCCTACTCACACGGATGGCGGGCGGGCGATTTTATTTTCGTCACCGGCACGGGGCCGATTGGACCGGATGGTGCAGTGAGAGGCACGACGATCGAAGAACAGACCGAGGCGACGATCACAAACATCGAGGCGATCCTACAGGCTGAAGGCGCCGGGCTCGGGGACGTGGTCAAGGTGGCGGTGCACCTCAGCGACACTAGCTTGTTCCCCCGGTACAACGCGGTGTACGCCCGTCGGTTCATGAAGCCGTATCCGGCGCGCACTACGGTGGGAAGCGATCTGGGTATGGTGCCCGGCATGATGATCGAGATGGACGCCGTCGCCTATCTCGGTCGATCCTGACGCGCCGCCTATGAACATGGACGCGAGTACGGCCGCCGAACTCCCTGAACCAATGACACCGGGGCCCGGTGACGGACAGATTCGTGGTGCGTGCCCGCTCGATTGCCCGGACACATGCAGTTGGATCGTGACCGTCAAAAACGGCGAACCAATCGCACTTCGCGGCGACCCCGACCATCCCTACACTCACGGGGCACTGTGCAACAAGGTCACGGATTACCTGACGTACGCCCGCTCGGCCGATCGCCTGTTGTATCCAATGCGCCGTACCGGACCGAAGGGGAGCGGTGAGTTCACCCGGATCTCTTGGGACGAGGCGCTCGAGAGGATCGCGGCAGCGCTCGGCGACGCGATCGCCAAGCATCGCGCCGAGGCGATTTGGCCCTATCCGGGCAGCGGTAACATGGGGCTGATCCAAGGCATCTACGGCGCCGGACAACGGCTCTGGAACGTGCTCGGCGCGTCGCGTTCTGTGTACACGATGTGCACGATCGCAGGTGGATTCGGCACCGGTTACACGCTGGGTGACAATCGTGTCGGAATGGATCCGGAGACGCTCCGGTTCTCGAAGCTCGTTGTGCTTTGGGGTGCGAACGTACTGTCAACGCATCACCACCTCTGGCGATTCATCCTGGAGGCGAGGAAGAACGGGGCGCCGATCGTCGTGATCGATCCGATTCGGACGCGGACCGCCGCGGCGAGCGACTGGCACCTCGCGCCGATGCCCGGAACAGATGCCGCGCTCGCCCTCGGCCTGCTGCATGTCGTGCTGATCGAAGGCAAGGAGGATCGGCAATTCATCGGCGATCGTACCGTCGGCTGGGAGGCGTTTCGCCGGCGGATACTCGAGTTTCCGCCGTCCCGCGCGGCCGCGATTACGGGGCTTCCGACTGAATCGATCGTCGAACTGGGAAAGCGACTCGCCGGAACGCGGCCGACGGGCATTCGCATCGGCATCGGCCTTCAGCGTCACGGCGGCGGCGGGATGGCGGTGCGGACGATCACATGCATTCCCGGCGTGACCGGCGACTGGAAATACCCGGGCGGCGGCGTCTTCTACGATACGCGGGGCTTCTTTGGCGTAAACTGGGCCGCCTTGTCCCGCGATGATCTCCGGGCCCGGCCAACGCGCACGCTGGACATGAAGCGACTCGGCGAAGGACTGCTTGAGGTTGACAACCCGCCGGTCAAAGCGCTATTCGTGTATGCTAGCAATCCCGCGGCTAGCGTCCCACACCAGTCGAAGGCGCTGCGTGGCCTCGCACGGAACGATCTGTTCACCGTCGTGGTCGAGCACTTTCTCACCGACACCGCACGTTACGCGGACATCGTATTGCCGGCTACGATGCAGATCGAGCACCGCGATCTCCTGATCGCGTACGGGCATCTATACGTGGCCTGGAACGAGCCGGCCGCGCCGCCGCCGGGCGAGTGCCTGCCTGCGACGGAGATGTTCCGGCGGCTCGCGCGCGCGATGGGCCTCGATACGCCGGCACTGTACGACAGTGACGAGACGATCGCTCGGCAGGTGCTTGAAAGCGGGCATCCGTCCTTGACCGGGATCACAATCGAGGAGCTGAAGGCTCGCGGTTGGATGCGGCTGAACTATCGCCGTCCCTTCATCCCATTCGCGAGCACCTTTCCGACTGCGTCGGGCAAGTTGGAATTCACCTCCGAGCGAATGGCGCAGTCCGGCTTGGATCCGGTCGCGGGCTACACGCCCGCGCACGAGACGTCGCAGCGCGATACGGCCCTGGCCCGCGAATACCCGCTCGCCCTTGTGACGCCCGCCGATCACTACTTCCTGAATTCGATCTTCGGCAACGTGCCGAGGCAGCAGCAGCGATCGGGGGTCGCGACGCTGCTGATCCATCCCGACGATGCCGGGCCCCGGCAAATTGCGGCCGGGGACGAGGTGCGGGTCGCGAACGCTCGAGGCGCGTTCTTCGCCGTCGCAGACGTGAGCGATCGCATCCGGCCCGGCGTGGTCGCCAGCACCAAAGGCCGGTGGCCGGGCCGCTCGAAGGAAGGTGCGACGATCAACGCTACTGTCGACGAGCGCGACTCGGACATGGGCGGCGGCGCCGTCTATCACGACAACCGCGTGCGCGTCGACAGGAGCGGCCCGCGGGCCCCCAAATCGCTTGAGGACACCTGAGGTGCTCGCGCGATATATGTTCCCGTCGGGCACGCCATTCTGGACCGCCCACCGGTGCGACCGACTTGACGTTCACCAACTCGCGATTCCCATCAGCAATGGAAACAGTAGAAGTACACTAACTGCGCTCCGCGGGAGGGGTTATCGTGACCGAGAACCGGCGGACTCAATCCGACGCGCGCATCGCCGTGAAGGCCTCGCGAGTGTTGGAACCGCTGACCGGCGAGGTGCTCAACAACAGGTACGTGGTCGTCCGCGGGAACCGGATAGAATCGGTGACCGACGCAGCGCCGGCCGGGGCGTCGACGCTGGACCTGGGCCACCATACGCTGTTGCCGGGGCTGATCGACTGTCACACACATATGCTGCTGCGTCCGGAGGACCAGGTGTGGCCGCCGGCCATTCTCTTCAAAACCCAAATGTACCGCATGATTGAGGGAGTGGCGGCGGCGCGGACGGCCCTCGAGATTGGTTTCACGACGATCCGCGATACCGATAACGAGGGTGCGTGGCATGGAGACGTAGCCTTGCGAGATGCCATCAATCGGGGCATCGTGCCGGGCCCCAGGATGCAGGTGGCCTCTGACGGGATCACGATTAGCGCGGGCGACATGACCCTTCAAGGCGTGAATCCTGAGCTCAACCTGCCCTCCATGTCCGGAGCGGCCGACACGCGGGACCAGATGACTGCGCAAGTGCGGCGTCAGGTCAAACTCGGGGCCGACTGGATCAAGATCTATGCCTCGAGCACCCGGCGCGATGTTGACCGCGAGACGATGGAACCGCTCCATCAACTCAGCCTCGAGGACGTGCAGCTCATCGTGCAGGAGGCAAGGCGGTGGCGCAGAGACGTGATTGCCCACGCGTACGGAGGCGACAGTGCGCGAGCGGCCATTCTTGGGGGAGCGCGGTCCCTCGAACATGGCCCGCTGTTCGACGAGTCGATCCTCGCGCTTCTGGTCGAGCACGGGGCCTTCTGGATTCCTACGATGGCCACCTACCACAAACGGCAGTTCTCGGACTTTGACCGCGAGTTCGTTCGTCGACACAAGCAGGCGTTTCAGTGGGGATTGCGGGCGGGCGCCAAGATCTGCTTCGGAACAGATGTGGGGTCATTCCCACACGGCGAGCAAGTCGACGAATTCGACTTGATGGTGTCCTATGGAATGGAACCCCTGGACGCGATCCGCTCAGCAACGACACGCGCAGCCGAGTTGTTGCGCATGGAGGGGCAAGTGGGGACCCTGGCCGGAGGAGCGTATGCGGATCTCGTCGCCCTCGATGGCGACCCGCTGACCGACATCGGCGCTCTGAAGACAGTCCGGTTTGTCATGAAGGACGGGATAGTGGTGCGGGACCGTCTCGGGGTGACCGCCGCCGCCGAAAGCATTGTTGCGCAGTCGTTGCGGTAAAACCGCCGTTGAGGCGATCACGGCTGCTACTGGCGCGGCAGCGGATGATGCGGGCATTGTTTTCGAGACGGGAAGAGTCCACCAGGGGTTGGTCGCCGACGTGATCGCCGTGGACGGGGATCCGATGACTGATCTGCGGATCCTCAAGCACCCCAGCTTGGTCATGGCCGAAGGCGTCGTTGTGCACAAACGATGTCGGGTCCGGGTGCCAGACGCGGGCGAGCCGTGAAAGTGGAGAGCCGGTATTCCCCGCATCACCGCCGGCTGCGTGCCGCGGTGGAATGGATCACCCGATCGCTCGGCGACGCCCCGCTAGGCTGCGTAATCCGCCATCACGGGACCACCGTTGGTCACGAGGTCTGTCGGGGGATGACTGCCGACATATTGTTCGAGATCGGCAGCATCCGAAAATCGTTCAACAGCGCGTTGATTGGCTGCACATCCGACAGGAGCGATTTCACGATTCACCTCAAGGCGACCAATATGTGGCCGGAACTCGCGGCCATCAGCGGTGATCCGGGCGACACCGAGATCACACTGCATCATTTAGCCAGCGGGGTGTCGGGGTGGATGACCCCCGATCCGCCCGGCTTACGATTTCTCTACAACAGCGCCGCCTCTACGGCCGCAGAGCGGGTGGTCGGTCGTTACTGGGGATTTCCTCATGACGAGATCGCCGCCGAAATCGCGCGTCGCTTCAAGGAGCCCCTGGATGCGGCATCCTGGAAAATCTACCATTTCCCCGGCCGGTTTACTCCGGGAGATGTCGAGAATCCGGGGCCCAAACTCGCCATCGACTCTGACCTTGCCGATCTCGCGACGTGGGGTGAGCTTTGGTGCAACTCGGGCCGCTGGCGCGGGCAGCAGTTGATCCCGGAGGCATACGTTAAGCGGGCAACGTCCCTTGTGAACCCCGATATCCCAAGTTCCCACTACGGCTACGGTTGGTTTGTCAACGCTGGCCATGCCCTGTGGCCGCGGGTCCCAGCAGATTCGTATGGTCATGCCGGGTTTGGATCTTTTCGATCTTCGGGCGAGCCCAGCCGCGCGTTCTTGTGGGTCTGTCCGTCACTTTCGGTCGTGGCCGCGATCATTACCGATGCCTCCGCCGGCTTTGCCGGCGACTTTCTCGACGTACCCAATGACTTTACAGCAGAGTGCATTACCAAGATCATGAGCGCGCTCTGAGGGAAACACTGGCCGGCAAGCGAAGAAACGCGCCATGAGCGAAACGTGTCGGAGTCCCCGCAGCGATTCCGTCGAGCGGATTCGGCGGAATTGGCCCCGGAGCGACCCCAGTCCGTATCGGCACGCGGGCCCGGTCATGATTAGCGCATTCCCGTTCCGCTCAGACCCACGAAATCAGAAGGGAGGTTGTCCATGCTTCGGGTTGCCTTCACTGGGACCTTCGCCGCCCGCTTCGCGGAGCGAGTAGGGGCCCACCTTGGAATCCCGTGCGACGTCATCGTGGAAGATGAGGGCGGGATCGTCTCGCAGCTTCCCGAGGTGGACGTGCTGGTGACCCTTGCGTTTACCCGTGAGATGGGCGAGGCGGCCCGACGACTCAAGCTTGTGCAGGTGCCCGGTGCCGGTTTCGACCGGATCGACCGATCTGCGCTTCCCGCCGGTGCATGGCTGGCGAATGCCTATGGCCACGAAGTCGGCATCGCGGAGTACGTGATCGGGGCCGTGGTGGCGTTGAGTCGCGGCTTCTGCCGCCTAGACGCCCGCCTCCGGCGGGGAGACTGGGAGAGCCAGTGGGCGGTGTCGGCGCCGCCGCCTTGGCCGGAACTTGCAGGTAAGGCGCTCGGCATTCTCGGCTATGGTCGGATCGGACAGGCTGTGGCCCGGCGCGCCCGGGCATTCGATATGGCAATTTGGGCGATCCGACGCGACGTGACGCAATTAGACCCGCAAGGACTCGAGTTCCTCGGTGGACCAGACGCCTTGAATGAAGTCTTGCGACGCGTGGACTATCTGGCAATCACGCTCTCATTCACGGGGGCCACCCGCAGCCTCCTCGGGGAACGAGAGTTTCGATTGATGAAGCCGACCGCCTTCCTCATCAACGTGGCTCGCGCAGAGATCGTCGACGAAGAGGCGCTCTATCGAGCGCTGGCCGAAAGGGCGATCGCTGGTGCTGCTCTTGACGTCTGGTATCGGTATCCGATCGGACCCGGTTCAACTCTTCCCGCGCGCTGCCCTTTCCACGAGTTGCCCAACGTCCTCATGACGCCCCACGTGTCCGGCTGGACGGAAGGGACGCTGGCAGCACGGGCGAAGCTTATCGCAGAGAACATCACCCGAGTCGCGCGGGGCGAGCTCCCAGCGAATCTGATTCCCTGATCGGAGAATATATGATTTTGCAAATGCGTGTTTCATCGGCCGCCCATAAGGTGTCGTCGGCTCAAGACCGGGATATGGCATGACCGTTAGGATTGCAGACAGCCCCCTGCTATTCCGGCGCTATTCCGAGAGCCGTGACCAGGCGGGAAGCGCCATGGCGAAACGAGAAGACACGAGTGGGGAGCCGTGAAGATAAGGGCGGTTCGCGGAAGATCGTGACCGGGCGTTAGGGCGGCCCTCGAGCTTACACCGGGGAGGTCGCGGGTTCGACCCCTGCCTCGCCCACCAAGAAAATCATGACTTTCTGCATCCGGGTTCGCCGACCAGATTCCGAGAGAAACCAAAGTCCGGGCGCTAGCAAAAGACTTCATGAACTCCTGGGGCACGATCCAGTCGCGATTAGGCAGCACAGTGGCGCATCTGCTTTGTGTGGCGGGATGGGGATGCTTACGACGTTGAGATTGTGGATTACCATTAGGAGAGCATATGACTAAGTCCAAAAGGCTGCCACCGATTCATCCTGGCGAAATCCTCCGCGAGGATTTCATGGGGCCACTCGGCATCAGTATGAACAAGCTGGCCCTTGATCTCCGCGTCCCTGTTACTCGCATCGCGGAAATCGTGCATGAGCGTCGAGGCATTACTCCAGACACAGCCTTGCGCCTTGGGCGTTACTTTGACACCAGCGCGCGCTTTTGGCTGAACGCGCAAGCGGCCTACGACCTCGAGGTGGCACAAGACGAACTTCGGGGCACCGTTGAGCGTGAAGTGCGGCCTCGAGCAGGCCTTGCGCCGAGTTCGAAAGCCGCCGCAAGGGCTTGATACTAGTGATGCGCCTCGGAAATCGTCAGCAATTAATTAGCCCGAATATCCGAGTTTGACGCCCACGACTTCATATCGGGAGCTGCCGGTCTGGTCCGAATACTACCCTACAGCCCACCGCCAACAATCTGCCTGAGGTACTCATGAACCTTAGGCTTGCGAATCGCCATCTGTTCGATCGATTTGTCGAGTATGTTGGAACTGTCTTGCCTGTAGTACGAGATGTGGGACACATGTCAAGACTTGGTTCGCGCCGTTTTCGGGTTACCCTTGAGCGCCGCCAGTGTTGCTGGGATACCCTGCCTGGGCGAAGGATAGCGAAAACGGAACCCGGTTGCGAGCAACGCTGAAGGATCGGCATGCGCATCAAGGGTTATCGTCTCCACGACGACCGACCCCGCAATGAGCGCAGCTAGCCATGCCGGAACTGCTCCGGGACGCTTGACCCCCATGAGAGCTGCGGTCTCGTCGAATAGTTCACGCTGTGTCGTGTCGGAACCGTCCATGGCGATGAACGTATGACCGACCAGTTCGGTGCGGGGGAGTCCAGCGAGATGAACCAGCGCACGGGCCGCGTCCGTCACGTGGATGAGCGGCACACGGTTCGTTCCTGCTCCGATGATACGAGCCGACCCATTTCGAAGCGCCGTAATGACGAGGTCGGCGAACACCTTGCCTGGCCCGTAGACGAGACTGCCGACGTAGACATAAGTGGCCTCGATGCCCGAGGCTTCTACTAAGTGGCGGACGGGAATCCCAATGTAGGCAAACCCCCTAGGATGGTCACGTACGAGTGAATGCTGGCTGATGGTACCCTGCGCATCCGGTTGCAGGTCGTCGGCTCCGCTCACAGAAAAGAAGACGGGTCGCTTTTCGGCAGGCAACCTCCGCAGAGCTTCCAGCGTAGCACGCGTCATCGCTTGACGCTCTGTCGAGAGGGACTTCATAGCGGATTTGCTCCAGCGTTTGGGTAACCTTGGTTGCGTCAGATCAATCAAGACCGTACTCCCCTGAACTTCAGCTATCCACGCATCGGGCTGGTAGATATTGCCCACGACAGGGAGCGCGTCGATCTGCCTCACCTTGCTTGCGCCTACTTCTGAACGAACGAGAGCTTTGACTTGCCACCTTGCCTCCACAGCCTGAATGACTACCTCATGTCCAATGAAGCCCGTTCCACCGAGAATAAACATAGTCTTGCTCATGATATCCCTCTTTCTCATGACTATTTCGTTTTTCCGATTCACCTTGAGAGTCAGCGCCCATCGCTAGGGCCCAGCGCCGCTGCACTTCGGCAAATCGCCGACTCGGGTCTCGCGTTACCGGTCATATCGTATTTAAGTCTCAACTTCATTTTTTCAGTAGTTCTCACTGAAATTTCAGCCGACATTCGGGCCGACATGGCGCTCTCATATTCGCGTATGGCGGTTGCTACGTCAGCGAAGCGGCCAACCCCGTCGTTCATCAGCCTGGAGGCAGCGCCGCACCGCGCCGTCTTGTGATTCTGCTGGCCCGAAAGGCCATGAACGTGCTCCGGACGCGACCACACCCACACATCGACGGTACTATGTGCATCGTTGTCCGGTGCGCCGATTTCGTTGTCAAGGTGTCCAAGCAGTTGGTGGCTCACGCGTCCGCAGCCAGCTGGCGCACCGATCGCGGCACTGGCGAGGCGGTGCACTTTACGCAAGACTTGGTCCGCCGAGCCTTCACAATGGCAGGGTATGCTGTGGGTAATCCCATCCAAGGTTACTTGCCTGACGGCAGATATGAATACGCGCTGCGCAATGAACACTTCGTACGAGATCCGGCATTAGGTCACCTACATCGTGGAACTATGATGCCGGATCATATCGCTAACCATGCCTGTCTCGACTTGGTCACGATCCTTGGCTCCAGGAAGGTCTTCTTCCACAGCCCCACGGAGATGGGATGAACCCCATCGATCTATATATCCAGGCGAAATCGCCAGGCCCGAACAAAGAGTCTAACTGGAGGGGGGGCGGAGATCTTTGCTGGAGACAGTGCCAAGGAGGACTATGAGCGCCGGATTGCTGAGCTGGAGCAACTGCTCGGCAAGAAAGAAGTGGAAATCGCCCTTTTAAAAAACTTCTTGCGCCCCACACTATGAGCCCCACGCAGAAGGTCGTGCTGGTTCGGACGTCGGTACCGAAGTGCGGGCTGCGGCTGGTCTTGGATGCTGTGGGGTTGCCTCGAGCAGTATGTTTGCGCCGTCCAGAGCAGCGGCCGGGGGACTCATCGCCTATGGAACAAGCCAAGTCGCGGCAATCCGCCGTATGGCAGCGTACGTGGAGAAGATTCTGAAGGGAGCCAAACCAGGCGAACTCTCGGTGGAGACGGTGACGCGCTATGAGCTGATCGTGAACCTGAAGACGGCTCGGGAGATCGGCGTCACGATCCCACCCGAAGTGCTCAAGCGGGCGGACCAGATAAAACTGGTTGCCGATTCCGCCCAGCGGCCTGTTCAACTTGACGATCCGCATATACAATCCGGAAGAGAAAGCATTGAACCCGGCGATGCGCTCTAGCCATTTAGAAGCTCCAGATCGAGGATAACTAGATCGGGGCTGTCGCGCCGTACGACCGGCAGCACCACAGGGCCGTCAGCGGTTACGAAAGATCCGCTAGAGTCGCTGTCTGCCGGTGGACGTCACACGCGCCGGCGGACGACGAACGAAGCGCAGAAGTGTCTGCTCAACCCGCGTCAGCGTGTGATCCCGACGATAGATGATGAAGAAGCGGCGATGACAGCGCCACCTCGGTAGACGGACCGGCTTGACTCGGCCAGCGCGCAGATCGTCCGCCACGGCTTCTTGAGAGATCGCCGCGACGCCATACCCTGCGAGCACGGCCGTCCGCAAGGCAGCGTTGCTGCCGAACTCCTTGAGCGACTCGGTGCGGACGCCGCAACGCGCCAATGCCGCCACGGCCAGCGCGCGGGTCGCAGAGCCCTCCTCGCGGAGGAGCAGCCGGGTCCGGCCGAGCGCATCGACGGAGACGCGGCGGCCGGCCAGCGGATGCGTTGCCGCCGCCACCAGCAGGATCTCGTCCCGCACAAACGGCAGGATTGCCAGCGCGGTGTGCGCCGGCCGCAGCCCCACGAACGCGAGCGAGATGCTGTGGTCGAGCACGCGCTCCGCCGTCCGCTGCGTGTTGTCGATCCTCAGGCGCACCGCCAGGTGCGGATACGCCCGGCCGAACGGCCCGAGCCGCCTGGGCAGGACGAACTCGCCGACCGTCGTGCTGGCGCCGACGACGAGATCGCCCCGCAGCCACCCCTGCACCTCCCCAATCGCCGCCGGGATCCGGTCGAGCAACTGCAGCACCTGCCGGGCTAGGGGCACGACTGCCTCTCCCGCCCCCGTCAGCCCCAGGCTCCGTCCTTTGCGCTCCACCAGCGGCGTCCCCAGCACGCGTTCGAGCCGCCGGAGCCGTTGCGTCACGGCCGGCTGAGCGACGTGCAGGGCTTCGGCCGCTCGGGTTACGCCGCCCGAATCGACGACGCGGACGAGCATCGCCAAGTCCTCGACGTTCACGAGCGCGTGTTCCATAAGAACATGCTTATGGATCGCGACCGGAAATTCCTATTGGACGCCGTTGCTGCATGCGCATATCGTAGAAGGCGACAACGGGCGAGGAGGAGCGCGTCATGGGTGAGCAGCCGGACCTCCGCTGGTCAGACACCGAGGCCGCCCGCATCGTGCGGGAGACGTATGGGGCGGTCATCCCCGAGGGCGACTCCGCGGTTGCGGACAGCCTGTACGATCCCTCCGAACTGGCGGAGGTACCGGGCCCCGCCATCGCGATGGCCTTGGGGCTGGGGAATCCGGTGCGGGTCGCTGAGATTCGCCCCGGCGAGACTGTGCTCGACCTCGGGAGCGGCGGGGGAATCGACACCCTGCTCGCGGCGAAACGTGTGGGCCCGCGCGGATGCGTCTACGGGCTCGACATGACGCCATCGATGCTGAAACGGGCGCGCGCGCACGCCGCGCTCGCTGGCCTTAGCAACATCCAGTTCATCGAGGGGCGGATAGAGGCGATCCCGCTGCCCGAGGCGAGCGTGGATGTGGCCATCTGCAACGGCGTGATCAACCTCGTCGCGTCGAAGGGCAAGTTGTTCCGGGAGATCTTCCGCGTGCTGCGACCTGGCGGCCGGCTGGTCTTCGCTGATTCCGTTGTGGACGGATGCCTGCCCAAAGAGGTCCTGGAAAACGAAGCGGCCTACGCCGGCTGACTCGCGGGCGCGCTTGCGGAGCAAGCGCTCATCGAGGCCGGCCGCAAAGCAGGGTTTGTCGACATCGCGGTCGTGGGGGACCGTTTCCCGCTGGGCCGCGATCGCCTCCAGCGCTACCCGCTGTTCTCAGTCGAGTTTTTGGACTGGTTGTTCACGCAGATCCCCG includes these proteins:
- a CDS encoding HigA family addiction module antitoxin, translating into MTKSKRLPPIHPGEILREDFMGPLGISMNKLALDLRVPVTRIAEIVHERRGITPDTALRLGRYFDTSARFWLNAQAAYDLEVAQDELRGTVEREVRPRAGLAPSSKAAARA
- a CDS encoding NAD-dependent epimerase/dehydratase family protein: MSKTMFILGGTGFIGHEVVIQAVEARWQVKALVRSEVGASKVRQIDALPVVGNIYQPDAWIAEVQGSTVLIDLTQPRLPKRWSKSAMKSLSTERQAMTRATLEALRRLPAEKRPVFFSVSGADDLQPDAQGTISQHSLVRDHPRGFAYIGIPVRHLVEASGIEATYVYVGSLVYGPGKVFADLVITALRNGSARIIGAGTNRVPLIHVTDAARALVHLAGLPRTELVGHTFIAMDGSDTTQRELFDETAALMGVKRPGAVPAWLAALIAGSVVVETITLDAHADPSALLATGFRFRYPSPRQGIPATLAALKGNPKTARTKS
- a CDS encoding ABC transporter substrate binding protein gives rise to the protein MFAPSRAAAGGLIAYGTSQVAAIRRMAAYVEKILKGAKPGELSVETVTRYELIVNLKTAREIGVTIPPEVLKRADQIKLVADSAQRPVQLDDPHIQSGRESIEPGDAL
- a CDS encoding LysR family transcriptional regulator, which encodes MEHALVNVEDLAMLVRVVDSGGVTRAAEALHVAQPAVTQRLRRLERVLGTPLVERKGRSLGLTGAGEAVVPLARQVLQLLDRIPAAIGEVQGWLRGDLVVGASTTVGEFVLPRRLGPFGRAYPHLAVRLRIDNTQRTAERVLDHSISLAFVGLRPAHTALAILPFVRDEILLVAAATHPLAGRRVSVDALGRTRLLLREEGSATRALAVAALARCGVRTESLKEFGSNAALRTAVLAGYGVAAISQEAVADDLRAGRVKPVRLPRWRCHRRFFIIYRRDHTLTRVEQTLLRFVRRPPARVTSTGRQRL
- a CDS encoding methyltransferase domain-containing protein encodes the protein MGEQPDLRWSDTEAARIVRETYGAVIPEGDSAVADSLYDPSELAEVPGPAIAMALGLGNPVRVAEIRPGETVLDLGSGGGIDTLLAAKRVGPRGCVYGLDMTPSMLKRARAHAALAGLSNIQFIEGRIEAIPLPEASVDVAICNGVINLVASKGKLFREIFRVLRPGGRLVFADSVVDGCLPKEVLENEAAYAG